The Bacteroidales bacterium genome contains the following window.
GCAGGGTAACAATATTCTTTTAATTCATCATTCTAAAATATTTTATGCTATCTGAAAAAACAGGTAGCATTTTTTTATTTTAGTATCAGTATAAAATATATTTTTGAAAACAAATTCATCTTATGAAAACTTTCAGAAAAGAATTATTTTTCAATACCGAACAGCGTTACCAGTTTGTACATATTACTCCTAAAGTTGAAGCAGCAGTTAATGAAAGCGGAGTAAAAGAAGGTCTGTGCCTGGTAAACGCCATGCACATTACCGCAAGCGTATTTATTAATGATAATGAACACGGTCTTCACCATGATTACATGGAGTGGCTCGAAAAGCTTGCGCCATATAGTCGTAACGGATATCACCATAATGTTGGCGAAGATAATGGAGATGCACATCTGAAACGACAGGTCATGGGCAGGGAAGTTGTTGTTGCTATTACTAATGGCAAACTTGACCTTGGTCCATGGGAAGAAATTTTCTACGGTGAGTTTGATGGGAAAAGACAAAAAAGAGTTTTAATAAAAATTATTGGTGAATAAAAAATTCAGAATGCAGTCCCAATAGCTATCGGGAGCAGAATGCAGAAGTTTTCAATATCAATACAAAGAGTTATACTTCGGCTGAATGAATTTGAAAAATAATGCAAATTCGTCAAGATTCAGTATATTTATACCGACAGAAAAGAGTTTTGCAAAAATATTTTTTGTTCTCTGTACGATATAACTCGTTCTAAACAGTTTTGCCTTTGCAAACCTGCTAAGAACGAGTATAATTAAAATATTTTATGTTTAAAACCAAATATGTGAAACCACTGCTAATCGTTATCATTTTATCATTGTTATCTTTTATCATTTTTAAAAATTATTTTTCAGGAAACGATATCATCACAAATAAAAATAATAATTGTAAAAAAACTGAAAAAGATACAGTTTATAACAACGATATATTTACCGAAGATGTTTTTGTAAAAAATATTGACGACAAAGAATTAAATTTAAAGAATATTGAAATAACCAAGGACACCGTTATGATTATTGTATGGTGTAAAACATGTGGCGCTTGTATAAAATATATGGATTGGTATAAAACCAAAAACAAAGAAAAGAATTATCAAATACTTGCGATTGCAATAAATAAAAATGATACTATTGATAAAGAAAAAGAAATTATCAATAAACACCAATGGCCATTTCAAATTTTCTTTGATAAAAATCAGAACCTGGCAAAATTCTTAAATAAAAAAGGATTCTACAGGAATCCGAACTATAAGATTAGAGGAGAAGGATTCACTTCATTTCCTTATATATTCATGTTTGTAAAGAATAAGTTTTTCTGTATCAGTTGCGATAAATATGCGAATCCATTCTGTAATTAAAAATTCTTTATTAATCAAAAATATAATATATGAAAACCTGTTCTGTTGATGAAAATAAAAAAAATTGTAATTGCTCCTACCCTTGTTCACGAAAAGGAATATGTTGCGAATGCATCGAATATCATAGGAGTAGCGGGGAATTACCTGCCTGTTATTTCAATAAAGAATATGAAGCGACTTACGACAGGTCGATGAAGAATTATTTAAAAATGAAAAGAATATTAAGATTTGTTTTTATACAATTACTATTTATAACTTTAATTACTGATAATGGAATATCGCAAACTGAAAATTTTCCATATAGTTGGTATTATAAATATATAAGTAAAGCTGAGGTATACAAAACCAGAAATAATTTAGATTCTGCATTTTGTTATTATAAAAAAGCATTTGTTGTTGAAAAAGCAACACCTTATGATTTATATAAAGCTACTGATATAGCAGTAAAATTAGATAGTATTAATTGTCTTACTAAATATATCAGGCAATTAATATTATTTGGAAATGATAGTTCATATTTATGCTCTAAATATCTATCAAAATTAACATCCGAAAAATTAAACGAGGTAAAACTTTATGTTTTTTCTGATTACGATTCCCTTCATAATACATATTTAAAAAATATTAATCAACCCTTGCGCGACACATTATTGAAAATGGCAAAAGATGACCAGTATTACAGGATAAGCAAACACGGGCTTAATGATTCGTTATGGGGAATTGAACTAAAAAAGACAGATATAAGAATTTTTAATCACTTAACTCAAATAGTAAAACAATATGGCTGGCCAAATTATAAAAAAGTTGGTATTGCTGCTGCCGGTGCATTTAATATAATGCTTTTACATGGAGCAAGGCGTTTTGCAATTGACAGTGAGGAATGGTTATTTTTTGAAAAAATAATGAAAGAAGAAGTACAAAATGGTAACGTTTCTCCAATAACATTTGGACAATGGATAGACCAGCATCTTACTTTAGTTGAAAAAAAGCCACAGCGTTATGGAACATCTTGGGATTTACAGAATAAGCTCGATCCGATTGAAGATATTGAAAACGTTGATAAACGTAGGGCAGAAGTAGGGCTTGGCAGTTTAGAAGATTTTATGATTACACATGGTCTTTCAAAATAGTTTTTATGATATTGATTCTTTCTGACGAAAAAGATTTTTCAACAAATGATGTTATCGATTGGTTGAACTTTTATAAAGCTAAATATATTAAAATAAATATTGAAGAATGTGGCTCAAATACCAAAGAAAAAGGTTTTGTAATTGATAAACGGAAAGTAAATAAGCTGAATGAACAGATTTGGAAAGAATAAAAATATACGCTTCTAAAATTCCTTCCCCCAATTTAAAATCAGATATAGTCTATTGGTTTCCATTTATCCTTTCTTATTCAATTTTATATTTTTTAAAAGTAGTTTTATCATTAATCGCTTTGATAGCATCCTGATAAACATCATCTATCTCGGTAGAAATAAGGAAATACGCGTTGATATCAAACAAGCCTCTTCCGATATTTGCCTTTAATTGATTTACAATATATTCTTTCGATAATTCAAAACCTTTTTCATCTTTCTTCAAGCTATCGGCTTCAGTGAATTTTATAAATTCATTAAGCAAGGCATCGCTGATCTTGAAATTTTTATTAAAAGCAGCAATATCTTTATACGTGCTTTTAAGGCTGTCGCGCTTTACATCAACATACTGTAAAGAGAACTGGTATATCAATCCTTTGCGAAGGATATTGGTATAATAATCAGAAATCTTTGAAGTATCGGCAGGAATAAAAACATCGGGCATAATACCACCTCCGCCATATACCAGACGTTTTTTAGGAGTATAAAATTTCAGTGAATCGGGAAATTTAATACTGTCGGAATGAAATATCTCACCATGTTTGTAACGATCAGTAAGGTCTTTAAAATATTTATCTGTTCCTTCATTATACGGTTTCTGAATACAACGTCCTGTAGGAGTAAAATATTTTGCAGTAGTAAGTCTTATCGATGAACCATCAGGCAGCGGGAAAGGCTTTTGCACCAATCCTTTTCCAAACGATCGTCTTCCTATTATTAAACCTCTGTCCCAGTCCTGTATTGCACCGGAAACAATTTCGCTGGCAGAAGCTGAAGATTCATTAATAAGAACGACCAGTTTTCCTTTTTCAAAATCGCCTTTATCTGTAGCATTATATGATACTTTAGAACTGTTGATTCCCTGGGTATATACCACTAACTTATCTTTTCCAAGAAATTCATCAGCAAGATCAACAGCTGTTTGAAGATAACCGCCACCGTTATCTCTTAAATCGAGTATCAGACTTTTCATTCCTGATGATTTCAATTGAGTAAGAGAAGTGTGAAATTCTTCCATAGTGGTTCCACCAAAACGGTTCAGTTTAATATAACCTATGGTTTCATCAGCCATAAAAGTTGCATCAATGCTGTTAACAGGAATTTTATCACGGGTGATTGTATATTCCAAAAGTTCTTTCTTTCCTCTTCGTAAAATACTTACGTTAACCTTAGTTCCTTTATTTCCGCGCAAATGCTTAAATACCCAGTTGTTGTTGATTGTCGGACCGGTTGCATTTTCACCGTCAATCTTAATTAACTTATCGCCCGATTGTATTCCTAATTTTTCTGAAGGGCCACCGGGAGTGGGTGTTACCACCATTATCGTATCTTTGATAATGCTGAACTGGATGCCTACACCTTCAAAATTTCCCTGTAGTGATTCATTGGCTTCTTTCATTTCTTCCCTGTTCATGTAAACAGAATGCGGATCCAGCTCCTTCAACATATTATTGATTGCCGTTTCAACAAGCTTATTGTTGTTAACGGTATCTACATAGAAAAGATCGATTATCTGTAAAGCCGATTCCAGTTTTTTGCTGTCGGTTTCAAAATTATTCTTCTTTGATTGTGCTTTTACATTATTTGCAAATACAATAAAAGCAATGAGAAAAATGAAAATAAGTTTGGAAAAAATTCTTGACTTCATATAGAACAAATGTTTCAAAATTTATAATATGATAAGCAAATATACTTCAATTTTAAAGGAGCAGAACCATATTTTAGTTAAAAAATTATAATACAAATCAGCGACTTATGTTTTTGAAATACCCGATGATTTTTAAAGCTGCAGGTAATTCATTATTTGGAACGGGAACATTAACAGTATATTCATCCCTGCTATAACGCGACATTGCGGAATATACAAAATGCAAAATCTTATTATCATCCGAAATCATTACTCTTTCAAATCGTGCCGACATGCCTACCCACGAATGATAAGAACCATTAAGGTAAATTCCATCCTTGGCAATAATTACCTGTCCTAAATGTTTTCTATTCTGATTATCCGGAAGCTTGTATGATAAAAACGCTGTAAGAGCAATGAGCAGCATTAGTCCAACCTGGACAAATAAAAAAATAATTATACCATCAGGATGGATTATAGACATGATGGTATTTACCACAAATGCAATAACCGTGATCACCCAAAACAGCGCCCACTTCTCGCTTTTACGTTGTTTTAGTTCTTCCGATGTATATTCTCTCCATTCTTCAGGCGAATAAACCCAATATACTAAAACATTTTGCCCGGACAAAATTCTGCTTAAACGCGATGCTCTTTTAAAATAAAAAGGAGTAACAATAACACTTGTAATAAACATTACCAATCCAATCATTATCATAGCACCGCCACCTTCAAACATATCCATATCAGAAATAAACGGGTATAAAAAACAGAACAGGAATATTATGGTCATTGCAAACCATGTCCATGCATAATATTTCTGACGATTATAAGGCTTTTGATATTCGAGAGGAGTTCGAGTTGTTAGAGTTTGAATTGGAGTTGAATTAGAATTAAAAATTGCACAACCACAGTTATGACAAAATTTTGCATTTGGCTTAAGTAACGAATTACACTGCGGACATTGATTCATATTTTACTTTTCTTCAAAATCAATACGAACAGAATCTTTAAGTTTCAAACCAAGAAGGCTGCTTGCATTACCCATGTTTATTGCTATTTCAAGGAAACCCGATGAGCCGAATAAAGCCAGTTTTTCTCCGGGCTCCACATCCTTGTATGCATGCGAAATTTCTGTAATATCATATCCTCCGCGAAAAGATACAGTAAAAGATTTTCCTTTGCCTGCTTCACGAAAAAGTTCTTCATTGATATTTGTAATCACATTTTCGTAAGAATCGATATAAACAACACTTCCCTTTATAGCATTCGCTTCAACAACAGGTTTGAGAGGCAAAAGTTCTCTAATCGATTTTTTTTCAAAACCCATGGTTTCGATGTTTTCACCTTTTGAAATAAAATATGCAGCTTTAACAAAAACATCACGGGTTGAAAAGGTAAAATAATCGGAATCCTGCGTAATATCAAGTTCAATAATTTTTTCGGGTTGATGATCGAAGATAAGCGAAAATATTCCGTTATCTGCACCAATAAAATAATGACCATCATATAACGCAAGCGTATGTGGCGAATCAGTAGATGCTTCGGTATTGATTCCAATAATATGAATGGTTCCTTCCGGAAAATTTTTAAAACAATTACGGATTACAAATGAAGCCGGACCAATATCAAAAGTAGGTATATCATGAGTAATATCAACAATAGTGGCATCAGGCATCAGTGAAAGCAAAGCGCCTTTCACAGCACCGGTATAATGGTCTTTGTTACCCCAGTCGGTAGTAAGAGTTATGATTGCCATTTCTTCACAAAATTATTTCATCTGAGTGAACAGATGAAATTTGTTTTATTTTTGCGTTAGCCAAAAGTACTAAATATCTTTTATGTTGATTCGGGCAAAAAAATTTTATATAAACAATCATTTGTTAAATATGTCAATGTGATGATGGAAAAAATAATTATTCTGGAATCGATAGCGCCAATAGAAATATTCGGCATCAATGACAACCATCTTGAGAAGATTCGCAGTTATTATCCTAAGGTAAAAATTGTGGCAAGAGGCGATACGGTTAAAGCTATCGGGGAAAATGAAGAAGTTAATGTTTTTGCAGAACGTTTTAACCTGTTATTAAAACATTATGAAAAATTCGGAAAGATAACCGAACAGGATATTGATTACATAATGAATGCGGAACAACAATACAGCGGCAAAGAAGAAACAGATAAAGAAATTCTTGTTCACGGAAAACACGGGATGCCTGTAAAAGCACGCACCATCAATCAACAGCGAATGGTTGAAAGCTCGGCAAACAATGATCTGATTTTTGCCATTGGTCCGGCAGGTACCGGAAAAACATACACAGCCGTAGCCCTGGCTGTTCGCGCTTTAAAAAATAAAGAAGTAAAACGTATTGTTCTTACACGCCCTGCCGTTGAAGCTGGCGAAAATCTTGGCTTCCTGCCCGGCGACCTGAAAGACAAACTCGACCCATACTTACAACCCTTATACGACGCGCTTCGCGACATGCTTCCTTCGCAAAAGCTTTATTCATACATGGAAGATGGAACCATTGAAGTTGCACCACTCGCCTTTATGCGCGGACGTACGCTCGAAAATGCATATGCAATTTTAGATGAAGGACAGAATACAACCGAAAGCCAGATGAAAATGTTCCTGACCAGGATGGGACGAAGTTCTAAATTCATAGTTACCGGCGACATTACACAAATTGATTTACCACGCAACCAGGCATCGGGCTTGCTCCATTCCATGAGAATTTTAAAAAATATTGAAGGCATTGAAATTATAATGCTTGATGAAAGAGATATTGTTCGTCACCGGCTGGTAAACCGCATTGTGGAAGCTTATGGGAAGGAAAGTAAAAAGTAAACAAGTTGACAAGTAGACAAGCTTACAAGTTGAAAAGCTGATACACCGCTGCGAAAGCATTAGTATGCTTATGTAAAATTGATGATTGAAAAATGAAAATGTAAAATTTGAATTTACTTTAAATTATCTTATCGACAGTTTAACCTGAAATATTTAAACATTTAATATTTCTTTCTTTACTCTTTCAATTTCATTAACAAAGCTATCTAGTAATTTATGTCCTATTTTTGTTGCTCTCAATCTAAATACCTTTTTACCATTTTCATATATTGAGAAAACTTTTTCTTTCGAAGGCAATCCTGCGTATTCATCTTTATAAGAGTATAATAATTTGCATAGATCAAATTCCATTTCTTTTTTTTTCAATAAAAAGCGTTCACGTTTAAAAATTATTTTTCGCTTTTCATTATCCACTATCAAATGGGTGTATTCAAAATAAGGAACTATAAATATAAAAACTAATAATGCAATGATAACAAATCCATATAATGATATATTAGATAATTTAATTTTATAATTTTCAATTAGTATTAATACAAACGTTGATATAAGATATGCTATAAAATATTTGTAAATATAAACCCTAAAAACCTTCATAATTACTTTTATCTTTATTATACCTTGGTGTTCATTATGTTTGTTC
Protein-coding sequences here:
- a CDS encoding secondary thiamine-phosphate synthase enzyme YjbQ, with the translated sequence MKTFRKELFFNTEQRYQFVHITPKVEAAVNESGVKEGLCLVNAMHITASVFINDNEHGLHHDYMEWLEKLAPYSRNGYHHNVGEDNGDAHLKRQVMGREVVVAITNGKLDLGPWEEIFYGEFDGKRQKRVLIKIIGE
- a CDS encoding redoxin domain-containing protein encodes the protein MKPLLIVIILSLLSFIIFKNYFSGNDIITNKNNNCKKTEKDTVYNNDIFTEDVFVKNIDDKELNLKNIEITKDTVMIIVWCKTCGACIKYMDWYKTKNKEKNYQILAIAINKNDTIDKEKEIINKHQWPFQIFFDKNQNLAKFLNKKGFYRNPNYKIRGEGFTSFPYIFMFVKNKFFCISCDKYANPFCN
- a CDS encoding DUF6485 family protein, whose product is MKTCSVDENKKNCNCSYPCSRKGICCECIEYHRSSGELPACYFNKEYEATYDRSMKNYLKMKRILRFVFIQLLFITLITDNGISQTENFPYSWYYKYISKAEVYKTRNNLDSAFCYYKKAFVVEKATPYDLYKATDIAVKLDSINCLTKYIRQLILFGNDSSYLCSKYLSKLTSEKLNEVKLYVFSDYDSLHNTYLKNINQPLRDTLLKMAKDDQYYRISKHGLNDSLWGIELKKTDIRIFNHLTQIVKQYGWPNYKKVGIAAAGAFNIMLLHGARRFAIDSEEWLFFEKIMKEEVQNGNVSPITFGQWIDQHLTLVEKKPQRYGTSWDLQNKLDPIEDIENVDKRRAEVGLGSLEDFMITHGLSK
- a CDS encoding S41 family peptidase, which codes for MKSRIFSKLIFIFLIAFIVFANNVKAQSKKNNFETDSKKLESALQIIDLFYVDTVNNNKLVETAINNMLKELDPHSVYMNREEMKEANESLQGNFEGVGIQFSIIKDTIMVVTPTPGGPSEKLGIQSGDKLIKIDGENATGPTINNNWVFKHLRGNKGTKVNVSILRRGKKELLEYTITRDKIPVNSIDATFMADETIGYIKLNRFGGTTMEEFHTSLTQLKSSGMKSLILDLRDNGGGYLQTAVDLADEFLGKDKLVVYTQGINSSKVSYNATDKGDFEKGKLVVLINESSASASEIVSGAIQDWDRGLIIGRRSFGKGLVQKPFPLPDGSSIRLTTAKYFTPTGRCIQKPYNEGTDKYFKDLTDRYKHGEIFHSDSIKFPDSLKFYTPKKRLVYGGGGIMPDVFIPADTSKISDYYTNILRKGLIYQFSLQYVDVKRDSLKSTYKDIAAFNKNFKISDALLNEFIKFTEADSLKKDEKGFELSKEYIVNQLKANIGRGLFDINAYFLISTEIDDVYQDAIKAINDKTTFKKYKIE
- a CDS encoding zinc ribbon domain-containing protein, with translation MNQCPQCNSLLKPNAKFCHNCGCAIFNSNSTPIQTLTTRTPLEYQKPYNRQKYYAWTWFAMTIIFLFCFLYPFISDMDMFEGGGAMIMIGLVMFITSVIVTPFYFKRASRLSRILSGQNVLVYWVYSPEEWREYTSEELKQRKSEKWALFWVITVIAFVVNTIMSIIHPDGIIIFLFVQVGLMLLIALTAFLSYKLPDNQNRKHLGQVIIAKDGIYLNGSYHSWVGMSARFERVMISDDNKILHFVYSAMSRYSRDEYTVNVPVPNNELPAALKIIGYFKNISR
- a CDS encoding SAM-dependent chlorinase/fluorinase; the encoded protein is MAIITLTTDWGNKDHYTGAVKGALLSLMPDATIVDITHDIPTFDIGPASFVIRNCFKNFPEGTIHIIGINTEASTDSPHTLALYDGHYFIGADNGIFSLIFDHQPEKIIELDITQDSDYFTFSTRDVFVKAAYFISKGENIETMGFEKKSIRELLPLKPVVEANAIKGSVVYIDSYENVITNINEELFREAGKGKSFTVSFRGGYDITEISHAYKDVEPGEKLALFGSSGFLEIAINMGNASSLLGLKLKDSVRIDFEEK
- a CDS encoding PhoH family protein, whose amino-acid sequence is MMEKIIILESIAPIEIFGINDNHLEKIRSYYPKVKIVARGDTVKAIGENEEVNVFAERFNLLLKHYEKFGKITEQDIDYIMNAEQQYSGKEETDKEILVHGKHGMPVKARTINQQRMVESSANNDLIFAIGPAGTGKTYTAVALAVRALKNKEVKRIVLTRPAVEAGENLGFLPGDLKDKLDPYLQPLYDALRDMLPSQKLYSYMEDGTIEVAPLAFMRGRTLENAYAILDEGQNTTESQMKMFLTRMGRSSKFIVTGDITQIDLPRNQASGLLHSMRILKNIEGIEIIMLDERDIVRHRLVNRIVEAYGKESKK